The Lagopus muta isolate bLagMut1 chromosome 4, bLagMut1 primary, whole genome shotgun sequence genome has a window encoding:
- the LOC125692653 gene encoding estradiol 17-beta-dehydrogenase 11-like yields the protein MERSGMPGGARMNLALGLLVFLGTLLYSYVEALVKLLLPAKRKTVRGELVLVTGAARGLGRATAREFARRQSRLVLWDVEAHGLKETATECEGLGATVHTFVVDCSKREEIYSAAEKVKKDVGDVSILVNNAGVITAADLLSTQDHQIEKMFEINILAHIWTTRAFLPTMMKNNHGHIVTVASAAGQFVTSFMVAYCSSKFAAVGFHKALTEELSSLGKDGIKTTCLCPVFMNTGFVKNPRTRLGKILEVDEVVKALMEGIVTNQKMVFVPPQLSFALLSEMLIPERASNVLKKLTDVKFDAIVGHRSNQ from the exons ATGGAGCGCTCCGGGATGCCGGGTGGCGCCAGGATGAACCTCgcgctggggctgctggtgttCCTGGGCACGCTGCTGTACTCCTACGTGGAGGCGCtggtgaagctgctgctgcccgccAAGAGGAAGACCGTCCGCGGGGAGCTGGTGCTGGTGACGGGCGCTGCCCGCGGGCTGGGCAGGGCCACGGCCCGCGAGTTCGCCCGGCGCCAGAGCCGCCTGGTGCTGTGGGACGTCGAGGCG cATGGCCTCAAGGAGACAGCAACAGAGTGTGAGGGGCTGGGAGCCACCGTTCACACCTTTGTGGTGGACTGCAGCAAAAGAGAGGAGATCTACAGCGCTGCCGAGAAG GTGAAAAAGGACGTTGGTGATGTCTCCATCCTGGTGAATAATGCTGGTGTGATTACAGCTGCTGACCTCCTCTCCACCCAGGACCACCAAATtgagaaaatgtttgaaatcAACATTCTTGCTCACATTTGG ACAACAAGAGCTTTTCTGCCAACAATGATGAAGAACAACCATGGTCACATTGTCACAGTGGCTTCTGCAGCAGGTCAATTTGTAACTTCTTTCATGGTGGCTTACTG TTCAAGCAAGTTTGCTGCAGTTGGATTTCATAAAGCCCTAACGGAGGAGCTGTCTTCACTGGGAAAGGATGGAATAAAAACAACGTGTCTCTGTCCAGTTTTTATGAATACTGGATTTGTCAAAAACCCCCGTACTAG GCTTGGAAAGATCTTGGAGGTTGATGAAGTTGTGAAGGCACTGATGGAAGGAATAGTGACCAACCAGAAAATGGTTTTTGTTCCACCACAGCTGAgctttgctttactttctgaaat